Proteins encoded in a region of the Candidatus Coatesbacteria bacterium genome:
- the serS gene encoding serine--tRNA ligase produces the protein MLDLRYLRSNPAEAERRLKARDPHISLDRLKALDAAWRNVLQRVEELRAERNEVGQAIAAAKKAGEDAELAIERMGKLKEELAGLEEQVEQFKAELNDELLGLPNLPDERVPVSQDEDDAQELRISGRLPNLDFEPRDHVELGEELEILDFSASAKLAGAGFALYKNDGALLEWALLTWLFNRAAAAGFTPVLPPFLVNADSLYTSSQLPKFMGDIYKLAEDELYLIPTSEVPLVNLGREETFAEEDLPRSFTAVTANFRREAGTYGRDTRGLVRTHQFNKVELVTFCTPEQAEDAFERILTHAEGVVEALGLRWRTIRLVTGDMAGQAAMTVDVEVWCPGMKRWWEVSSVSNCTDYQARRGAIRYKPAAGGKSMLCHTLNGSGVATSRLLPAVLETFQRADGSVALPEVLRPYLDGKKEIRRN, from the coding sequence ATGCTCGACCTCCGCTACCTGCGCTCGAATCCCGCCGAGGCCGAACGCCGCCTCAAGGCCCGCGATCCGCACATCTCTCTCGACCGGCTCAAGGCCCTGGACGCCGCCTGGCGCAACGTCCTGCAGCGCGTCGAGGAGCTGCGTGCCGAGCGTAACGAGGTCGGCCAGGCCATCGCCGCCGCCAAGAAGGCCGGAGAAGACGCCGAGCTGGCCATCGAGCGCATGGGTAAGCTCAAAGAGGAGCTGGCCGGTCTGGAGGAGCAGGTAGAGCAGTTCAAGGCCGAACTGAACGACGAACTCCTCGGGCTGCCCAACCTGCCCGACGAGCGCGTCCCCGTCTCCCAGGACGAGGACGACGCCCAGGAGCTGCGCATCAGCGGGCGGTTGCCGAACCTCGACTTCGAACCGCGGGACCATGTCGAGCTGGGCGAGGAGCTGGAGATCCTCGATTTCTCCGCCTCGGCCAAGCTGGCCGGCGCGGGATTCGCCCTCTATAAAAATGACGGCGCCCTGCTGGAATGGGCGCTGTTGACCTGGTTGTTCAACCGCGCCGCCGCCGCCGGCTTTACCCCCGTTCTGCCGCCCTTCCTGGTCAACGCCGACTCCCTCTACACCTCGAGCCAACTGCCCAAGTTCATGGGCGATATCTACAAGCTGGCCGAAGACGAGCTGTACCTGATCCCCACCAGCGAGGTGCCGCTGGTCAACCTCGGCCGCGAGGAGACCTTCGCCGAGGAGGACCTGCCGCGCAGCTTCACCGCGGTGACCGCCAACTTCCGCCGCGAGGCCGGCACCTACGGCCGTGACACCCGGGGGCTGGTACGCACCCATCAGTTCAACAAGGTAGAGCTGGTCACCTTCTGCACCCCGGAACAGGCCGAGGACGCCTTCGAGCGTATTCTGACCCACGCCGAAGGGGTCGTCGAGGCCCTCGGGCTGCGCTGGCGCACCATCCGCCTGGTTACCGGCGACATGGCCGGCCAGGCCGCCATGACCGTCGATGTCGAGGTCTGGTGCCCCGGGATGAAGCGCTGGTGGGAGGTCTCCTCGGTTTCCAACTGCACGGACTACCAGGCCCGCCGCGGCGCCATCCGCTATAAACCCGCCGCCGGCGGCAAGAGCATGCTCTGCCACACCCTCAACGGCTCCGGTGTGGCCACCAGCCGCCTGCTGCCCGCCGTCCTGGAGACCTTCCAACGCGCCGACGGCTCCGTCGCCCTGCCCGAGGTCCTGCGGCCCTACCTCGACGGAAAAAAGGAAATCCGGCGGAACTAA